In one Acomys russatus chromosome X, mAcoRus1.1, whole genome shotgun sequence genomic region, the following are encoded:
- the Clcn5 gene encoding H(+)/Cl(-) exchange transporter 5 isoform X3, whose amino-acid sequence MDFLEEPIPGVGTYDDFNTIDWVREKSRDRDRHREITNKSKESTWALIHSVSDAFSGWLLMLLIGLLSGSLAGLIDISAHWMTDLKEGICTGGFWFNHEHCCWNSEHVTFEDRDKCPEWNSWSQLIINTDQGAFAYIVNYFMYVLWALLFAFLAVSLVKAFAPYACGSGIPEIKTILSGFIIRGYLGKWTLIIKTITLVLAVSSGLSLGKEGPLVHVACCCGNILCHCFNKYRKNEAKRREVLSAAAAAGVSVAFGAPIGGVLFSLEEVSYYFPLKTLWRSFFAALVAAFTLRSINPFGNSRLVLFYVEFHTPWHLFELVPFIVLGIFGGLWGALFIRTNIAWCRKRKTTQLGKYPVVEVLIVTAITAILAFPNEYTRMSTSELISELFNDCGLLDSSKLCDYENHFNTSKGGELPDRPAGAGVYSAMWQLALTLILKIVITIFTFGMKIPSGLFIPSMAVGAIAGRLLGVGMEQLAYYHHDWGIFNSWCSQGADCITPGLYAMVGAAACLGGVTRMTVSLVVIMFELTGGLEYIVPLMAAAMTSKWVADALGREGIYDAHIRLNGYPFLEAKEEFAHKTLAMDVMKPRRNDPLLTVLTQDSMTVEDVETIISETTYSGFPVVVSRESQRLVGFVLRRDLIISIENARKKQDGVVSTSIIYFTEHSPPMPPYTPPTLKLRNILDLSPFTVTDLTPMEIVVDIFRKLGLRQCLVTHNGRLLGIITKKDVLKHIAQMANQDPDSILFN is encoded by the exons ATGGACTTCTTGGAGGAGCCAATCCCTGGGGTAGGGACCTACGATGATTTCAACACAATTGATTGGGTGAGAGAGAAGTCTCGAGACCGAGATAGGCACCGAGAG atcaCCAATAAAAGCAAAGAGTCCACATGGGCCTTAATCCACAGTGTGAGCGATGCTTTTTCTGGCTGGCTGTTAATGCTCCTTATTGGACTTTTATCAG GTTCCTTGGCTGGCCTGATAGACATCTCTGCTCACTGGATGACAGACTTAAAAGAAGGGATCTGCACAGGGGGATTCTGGTTTAACCATGAGCACTGTTGCTGGAATTCTGAACACGTTACCTTTGAAGACAGAGATAAATGTccagagtggaatagctggtccCAGCTTATCATCAACACAGATCAG GGAGCCTTTGCCTACATCGTCAATTATTTCATGTACGTCCTGTGGGCTCTCCTGTTTGCTTTCCTTGCCGTATCTCTTGTCAAGGCGTTTGCACCGTATGCCTGCGGGTCTGGAATCCCCGAG ATCAAAACGATCCTGAGTGGTTTTATTATTAGGGGCTATTTGGGCAAGTGGACCCTTATCATCAAAACTATCACTTTGGTGCTGGCCGTGTCATCTGGCTTGAGCCTGGGCAAAGAGGGCCCCCTAGTGCACGTGGCTTGCTGCTGTGGGAACATCCTGTGCCACTGCttcaacaaatacaggaagaatgAAGCCAAGCGCCGAGAG GTCTTatcagctgcagcagctgctggcgTATCTGTAGCCTTTGGGGCACCTATTGGTGGAGTATTGTTCAGTCTGGAAGAG GTCAGTTACTATTTTCCTCTCAAAACCCTGTGGCGTTCGTTCTTTGCTGCTCTGGTGGCAGCATTCACACTCCGCTCCATCAATCCATTTGGAAACAGCCGCTTAGTTCTATTTTATGTGGAGTTTCACACCCCATGGCATCTTTTTGAGCTTGTGCCATTCATTGTGCTAGGCATATTCGGTGGCCTTTGGGGAGCTCTATTTATCCGCACAAACATTGCCTGGTGTCGGAAGCGTAAAACCACACAATTGGGCAAGTATCCTGTCGTTGAGGTACTCATTGTGACAGCCATCACTGCCATCTTGGCTTTCCCCAATGAATATACCCGGATGAGCACAAGTGAGCTCATTTCTGAGCTATTCAATGACTGTGGCCTTCTGGATTCCTCCAAACTCTGTGATTATGAGAACCATTTCAACACAAGCAAAGGCGGTGAGCTGCCTGACCGACCTGCTGGCGCGGGAGTCTACAGTGCCATGTGGCAGCTGGCGTTGACACTCATACTGAAAATAGTCATTACTATATTCACCTTTGGCATGAAG ATTCCTTCTGGCCTCTTTATCCCCAGTATGGCTGTTGGTGCTATAGCTGGCCGTCTTTTGGGTGTTGGAATGGAGCAGCTGGCTTATTACCACCATGATTGGGGCATCTTCAATAGCTGGTGCAGCCAGGGAGCTGATTGCATCACGCCTGGCCTTTATGCCATGGTTGGAGCCGCAGCCTGCTTAG GTGGGGTGACTCGGATGACTGTTTCTCTTGTTGTCATAATGTTTGAACTGACTGGTGGCCTGGAATATATCGTGCCTCTCATGGCTGCAGCCATGACAAGCAAGTGGGTGGCAGATGCTCTTGGGCGAGAGGGCATTTATGATGCCCACATTCGTCTCAATGGATACCCCTTTCTTGAAGCCAAAGAAGAATTCGCTCATAAGACTCTGGCAATGGATGTGATGAAGCCCCGGAGAAATGATCCCTTGTTGACTGTCCTTACTCAGGACAGTATGACTGTGGAAGATGTAGAGACCATAATCAGTGAAACCACTTACAGTGGCTTCCCAGTAGTAGTGTCCCGAGAGTCGCAGAGACTCGTGGGCTTTGTTCTTCGAAGAGATCTGATTATTTCAATTG AAAATGCTCGCAAGAAGCAGGATGGGGTTGTGAGCACGTCCATCATTTACTTCACTGAGCACTCACCTCCAATGCCGCCGTACACTCCCCCTACCCTGAAGCTTCGGAACATTCTGGATCTCAGCCCCTTCACTGTGACAGACCTTACGCCAATGGAGATCGTTGTGGATATCTTCCGCAAGCTGGGACTGCGCCAGTGCCTGGTCACACACAACGG